Proteins encoded in a region of the Paenibacillus sp. W2I17 genome:
- a CDS encoding fatty acid--CoA ligase family protein, producing the protein MLNQFLLERFAEQGQQPALIWKDQEYSYRWLLEQVGIMSKWITAEGLTGQLVTLEEDYSPYSAAALVALLGQGCIVLPMDRYLVEAKREEYIQLAQVKWRLGIEDGQLCIRQMCELSGEVPVLLSSLAQDGVGGLVLFSSGSTGVSKATVHRADRLLHRFRRQVRPLRTIPFMMFDHIGGVNTMLQSLSSGGCLCIIADRSPEEVCRTIEKFRVQALPVSPTFMNLLLLGRNDEGYDLSSLEVVSYGSEVMPESVLAAWNRRFPQLRTIQAYGMSELGILPTRSKEPGSLLFSIQDEGVKYRVVEGELQIHTETAMIGYLNAPSPFTEDGWLRTGDEAVLEQGYIRILGRRSEIINVGGRKVYPAEVEGVLEEMECIEAAVVSGEQSGITGQRVKVTIRLATECTLTDLRRSIWEYCQDKLPSYKIPQKIVITQGALVSSRMKKIRKPMTSTPFASAGK; encoded by the coding sequence ATGTTGAACCAATTCTTGCTTGAACGATTCGCGGAACAGGGACAGCAACCTGCGCTGATCTGGAAAGATCAGGAGTACAGCTATCGGTGGCTGCTGGAACAGGTTGGCATCATGAGTAAGTGGATTACAGCAGAAGGGCTGACTGGGCAACTTGTAACGCTGGAGGAAGATTATTCCCCCTATTCAGCGGCAGCATTGGTTGCTTTGCTCGGACAAGGGTGTATCGTGCTCCCCATGGATCGGTACCTGGTTGAAGCCAAACGAGAGGAATATATCCAACTGGCACAGGTGAAATGGCGTTTGGGCATTGAGGATGGCCAGTTGTGCATTCGGCAAATGTGTGAATTATCTGGAGAGGTTCCTGTATTGTTATCCTCGCTGGCACAGGATGGCGTAGGGGGATTGGTACTCTTTTCATCCGGATCAACCGGAGTGAGTAAAGCGACTGTGCATCGTGCAGATCGGCTGTTACATCGTTTTCGGCGGCAAGTTCGGCCTTTGCGAACGATTCCATTCATGATGTTTGATCATATCGGCGGTGTGAATACCATGCTGCAATCCCTGTCCAGTGGGGGCTGTCTCTGTATCATTGCAGATCGATCTCCCGAAGAAGTGTGCCGAACGATTGAGAAGTTTCGTGTGCAGGCTCTTCCGGTCTCTCCAACATTCATGAATCTGTTGCTGCTGGGTAGAAATGATGAGGGGTATGATCTGTCGAGTCTCGAAGTTGTGTCATACGGATCGGAAGTGATGCCTGAATCCGTACTGGCAGCCTGGAACCGGAGATTTCCACAACTAAGGACGATACAAGCCTATGGCATGTCTGAACTTGGCATTCTGCCAACCCGCTCCAAAGAGCCAGGCTCGCTGCTGTTTTCCATTCAAGATGAAGGGGTCAAGTACCGGGTGGTGGAAGGAGAATTGCAGATCCATACCGAAACTGCGATGATCGGATATTTGAATGCACCTTCACCTTTTACAGAGGACGGGTGGCTACGTACTGGGGATGAAGCTGTGCTGGAGCAGGGTTACATTCGTATTCTGGGACGTCGTTCCGAGATCATTAACGTAGGGGGACGGAAAGTGTATCCTGCCGAGGTCGAGGGTGTTCTGGAAGAGATGGAATGTATTGAAGCGGCCGTAGTTTCGGGAGAACAGAGTGGTATCACGGGTCAGAGGGTGAAGGTGACGATCCGGCTGGCTACAGAATGTACTCTCACCGATCTGCGGCGATCCATCTGGGAATATTGTCAGGACAAGTTACCTTCATACAAGATTCCGCAGAAAATCGTAATTACACAGGGAGCGCTCGTAAGCTCAAGAATGAAAAAAATACGAAAACCAATGACTTCGACACCCTTCGCCTCGGCTGGGAAATAG
- a CDS encoding MFS transporter, with translation MGMNPSSEPEIMGYQDGQAALHNTKAPPTLWRNVTFRRILYGYGISVFGDCFNGIAISLWVLQTTGSAKSMAAVQICNMAVSFLFGSVAGTVADRLDRRKLMLASDVFRGVMAVLIAISLFGWHAPFPVVLLLLSLSMFSSLFQAPAFHASVASMVGREHIQQATGTIHMVDNLARISGLAAAGVAVAAFGGFVAILITGATFLLSAVCVLMAGRFPQVQRSVSQQTTFAQEWRSSFAYIYRNPLIRSIVLLNPVLILFFMSAMMLVQVMAVKVWEANPVQFGLIETCIPLGYMIGSALLIASGKRLKRRGRWVFIGLIVLGPLYIFLANVSSPIMALPFIVGGGAMFACCTMLTQIMLRTAVPDELQGRVYGVVGTITSTAPILGLTVVSVLADQWGAASVLQGVGILLLATGILAATTLKSIRTYQ, from the coding sequence ATGGGCATGAACCCGTCCAGTGAGCCCGAGATTATGGGATACCAAGATGGACAAGCTGCATTGCATAATACTAAAGCTCCACCAACACTTTGGCGTAATGTTACCTTTCGGAGGATATTGTACGGCTACGGGATCTCGGTCTTTGGGGATTGCTTCAATGGGATTGCGATCAGTCTGTGGGTGTTACAGACCACAGGGAGTGCAAAGAGCATGGCAGCTGTACAGATCTGCAATATGGCCGTCAGCTTTCTGTTTGGATCGGTGGCGGGTACGGTTGCAGACCGATTGGATCGCAGGAAGCTGATGCTGGCCTCGGATGTATTTCGGGGCGTAATGGCTGTACTGATTGCGATTAGCTTGTTCGGCTGGCATGCGCCGTTCCCAGTGGTGCTGCTGTTGCTCTCACTCTCCATGTTTTCAAGCCTGTTTCAGGCACCTGCATTCCACGCCTCTGTAGCAAGTATGGTTGGCAGAGAACATATTCAACAAGCAACCGGAACCATTCATATGGTGGATAATCTTGCCCGAATCAGCGGACTAGCAGCAGCTGGGGTTGCTGTTGCTGCATTTGGCGGATTCGTTGCCATATTAATTACAGGGGCAACCTTTCTGTTATCCGCAGTCTGTGTGCTGATGGCGGGCCGCTTTCCTCAGGTACAGCGATCCGTTAGTCAGCAGACCACGTTTGCTCAGGAATGGCGTAGTTCGTTTGCCTACATCTATCGGAATCCTTTGATCCGATCCATTGTATTGCTCAATCCGGTGCTGATCTTATTTTTCATGTCAGCCATGATGCTGGTTCAAGTAATGGCAGTCAAGGTATGGGAGGCGAATCCGGTACAGTTTGGATTAATTGAGACCTGTATTCCGCTGGGATACATGATTGGCTCTGCGCTGTTGATTGCTTCGGGAAAACGATTGAAGCGAAGAGGGAGATGGGTATTTATCGGTCTGATTGTATTAGGGCCGCTTTATATTTTTTTGGCGAATGTATCCTCACCAATCATGGCGTTACCGTTCATCGTGGGCGGAGGTGCGATGTTCGCCTGCTGCACAATGCTCACCCAGATTATGCTGAGGACAGCCGTGCCGGACGAGCTGCAAGGAAGAGTCTATGGTGTGGTTGGAACAATCACCAGTACGGCGCCTATTCTGGGATTGACGGTTGTCTCCGTATTGGCAGATCAATGGGGGGCAGCTTCTGTGCTGCAAGGCGTGGGCATATTACTGCTGGCGACAGGTATTCTGGCTGCTACAACATTGAAGTCGATTCGAACCTATCAATGA
- a CDS encoding sugar ABC transporter permease has product MKTRNNPLRLALSYVLLLIIAVVSIYPVLWIFLSSLRPGAALFSERLWPEAFTLTHYGELFNNPSFMYGRWYMNTLKIAFFTMIFSTLMVTLGMYALSRFRFRGRKTILSTMLILGMFPSFMSMIAIYIILLQIKLLDTHAALILVYSSGAVLGGFIVKGFFDTIPRSLDEAARMDGASHLRVFTSIILPLSKPMLTYVALTSFTGAWMDFIFARLVLRTKENWTLAVGMWDLVNRYQDSNFTMFAAGAVLIAIPITLLFVFLQRFLVQGLTAGASKG; this is encoded by the coding sequence ATGAAGACACGTAATAATCCGCTACGTTTGGCCCTGAGTTATGTGCTGTTGCTGATCATCGCCGTTGTCTCCATCTATCCGGTACTCTGGATCTTTCTCTCTTCCCTGAGACCTGGTGCGGCATTGTTCAGTGAACGGTTATGGCCGGAAGCTTTCACGCTGACCCATTACGGGGAGCTGTTCAATAACCCGTCCTTTATGTACGGCAGATGGTATATGAATACGCTGAAAATCGCCTTTTTCACAATGATCTTCTCCACGTTGATGGTGACACTCGGGATGTATGCCTTGTCCCGCTTCCGCTTCCGTGGACGTAAAACGATTCTTTCCACCATGCTAATCCTCGGCATGTTCCCGAGTTTCATGAGCATGATTGCCATCTATATCATTTTGCTGCAGATTAAATTGCTCGACACCCACGCTGCGCTTATCCTGGTCTATTCATCAGGAGCGGTACTGGGCGGCTTTATCGTCAAAGGTTTCTTTGATACGATTCCCCGTAGTCTGGATGAAGCGGCCCGCATGGATGGTGCGAGTCACCTGCGGGTATTCACCAGCATCATCCTGCCTTTATCCAAGCCGATGCTGACTTATGTGGCATTAACCAGTTTCACCGGTGCGTGGATGGATTTTATCTTCGCCCGGCTGGTGCTGCGGACGAAAGAGAACTGGACGCTTGCGGTGGGCATGTGGGATCTGGTCAACCGTTATCAGGACAGTAACTTTACGATGTTTGCTGCGGGGGCGGTACTGATCGCCATTCCAATTACACTGCTGTTCGTTTTCTTGCAACGGTTCCTTGTTCAGGGTCTGACGGCAGGAGCTTCGAAAGGGTAA
- a CDS encoding alpha-glycosidase, with product MILEAIYHRPKLNWSYAYDRSTMHLRLRSKRGDLDAVIAITGDKYAWDRTITHIPMHIFARDEMFDYWEAETSPPYRRLRYGFQLIQGEESVWMTERGFEQALPDHPLEFFDFPFMNPVDIFESPAWVKDAVFYQIFPERYANGDPSISPKNAEPWGGEPTPVNFFGGDLQGVLDHLDHVSQLGINAIYFCPLFEATTNHKYNTGDYMKVDPHFGTNEEFKAFVDACHQRGIRVVLDAVFNHSGREFPPFVDVMKNGPSSPYADWFYIKDWPPRVENGIPTYDTFAFEPLMPKLNTEHPEVKAYLLEVGRFWIEEMDIDGWRLDVANEVDHQFWREFRQTVKAIKPDAYLLGEIWHDSLMWLQGDQFDAVMNYPFTNSVLDYTVHGKLDGLGFANEIGKLLAAYSQPVTEAAFNLLGSHDTPRLLSLCDGDERKMKLAVTLLLTYPGVPCIYYGDEVGLDGGYDPGCRKCMEWDETKQNRELLEFFTHTIALRKEHPALRSTELKIVYAKTGDPCLAIERLDSNSGERMLLVLNAGDEPCTLELPLGDRNIWRNLFTSNTVEARQNKLTLDLEAYGFSLLQMEIKQPAKA from the coding sequence GTGATTCTTGAAGCCATTTACCACCGCCCCAAACTCAATTGGTCTTATGCTTATGACCGCTCGACCATGCACCTGCGACTTCGGTCCAAACGTGGGGATCTGGATGCGGTGATTGCCATTACCGGGGACAAATATGCCTGGGATCGGACGATCACACACATCCCCATGCACATCTTTGCCCGGGATGAAATGTTCGATTATTGGGAAGCTGAGACTTCACCTCCCTATCGCCGATTACGGTATGGCTTCCAACTGATTCAGGGAGAGGAATCGGTCTGGATGACGGAGCGCGGATTCGAGCAGGCGCTGCCTGATCATCCACTCGAATTCTTTGATTTTCCATTTATGAATCCAGTCGACATTTTTGAATCGCCTGCCTGGGTTAAGGACGCTGTGTTTTATCAGATTTTCCCTGAACGTTATGCCAATGGCGATCCATCCATCAGTCCCAAAAATGCTGAACCCTGGGGAGGAGAACCTACACCGGTGAACTTCTTCGGCGGTGATCTCCAAGGTGTGCTGGATCATCTGGATCATGTAAGTCAGCTCGGCATCAATGCCATTTACTTCTGTCCGCTGTTTGAGGCCACGACGAATCACAAATACAATACAGGCGATTACATGAAGGTTGATCCTCACTTTGGAACCAATGAAGAGTTCAAGGCGTTCGTGGACGCCTGTCATCAGCGCGGTATACGCGTTGTTCTGGATGCGGTATTCAATCATTCCGGTAGAGAGTTCCCTCCTTTTGTCGATGTCATGAAGAATGGTCCCTCTTCCCCCTACGCAGATTGGTTCTATATCAAGGACTGGCCGCCACGTGTGGAGAATGGCATACCGACTTATGACACCTTTGCCTTTGAACCGCTCATGCCGAAGCTGAATACGGAACACCCTGAAGTGAAGGCATACCTATTAGAGGTAGGACGTTTCTGGATTGAGGAGATGGACATTGACGGATGGAGGCTTGATGTGGCGAATGAGGTGGATCATCAGTTCTGGCGCGAATTCCGTCAGACGGTAAAAGCCATCAAACCTGACGCCTATTTGCTTGGTGAGATCTGGCATGATTCGCTCATGTGGCTTCAGGGAGACCAGTTCGATGCCGTGATGAATTATCCGTTTACCAATTCGGTATTGGACTATACGGTGCATGGCAAGCTCGATGGACTTGGATTCGCCAATGAGATCGGCAAACTGCTTGCAGCCTATTCACAGCCTGTAACGGAAGCCGCCTTCAATCTGCTCGGAAGTCATGATACACCCAGACTGCTGTCCTTGTGTGATGGAGATGAGCGCAAGATGAAACTTGCCGTTACGTTACTACTTACGTATCCAGGTGTGCCATGTATCTATTATGGAGACGAAGTGGGACTTGATGGGGGATATGATCCGGGTTGCCGCAAGTGTATGGAGTGGGATGAGACCAAACAGAACCGTGAGCTTCTGGAATTCTTCACCCATACCATTGCCCTTCGTAAAGAGCACCCTGCCCTGCGCAGCACAGAACTGAAGATTGTATATGCAAAAACCGGAGACCCTTGTCTTGCCATTGAACGATTGGATTCGAATTCGGGCGAGCGTATGCTTCTTGTGCTGAATGCGGGTGATGAGCCGTGTACCCTTGAACTCCCCTTGGGAGATCGTAACATCTGGCGAAATCTGTTCACATCAAACACCGTGGAAGCTCGGCAAAATAAACTGACCCTCGATCTGGAAGCATACGGATTCTCCTTACTGCAAATGGAGATCAAACAACCAGCGAAAGCCTGA
- a CDS encoding ABC transporter substrate-binding protein: MYKVKKKLYIYAALILMISLLAGCASGGSAETTNTSSQAASSNESNNESDTTASATEDQTRMIKHAMGETTIKGTPQKIVTLFQGANDVVVALGVKPTGVVESWVQQPVYEYLRADLDEVPQVGQESQPNLEEINKLKPDLIIATKIRHEEIYEQLSQIAPTVVTETLFDWKETVKTVGEAMNMVEQSDKLLSDWDGRVADFKEKMGDRLPIEATITNFRADQVRIFYMGYAGKILNELGFTRPAEHDADTWGVELTSKENISDMNADMIFNFNSGTETDAIQKNYDVWTSSPLWKNLDAVKNNQLVQVDEVAWNMAGGYTSANMMLDDLYKQFNLN, encoded by the coding sequence ATGTATAAAGTAAAGAAAAAGCTATACATTTATGCAGCACTTATTCTGATGATTTCACTGCTTGCTGGTTGTGCTTCGGGTGGAAGTGCCGAGACAACGAATACGTCCAGCCAAGCTGCAAGCAGCAATGAGAGCAATAATGAAAGTGATACAACTGCCAGTGCGACTGAAGATCAGACCCGAATGATCAAACATGCCATGGGCGAAACCACAATCAAGGGAACCCCGCAAAAGATCGTGACACTGTTCCAGGGTGCGAATGATGTCGTTGTTGCACTTGGCGTGAAACCGACAGGCGTGGTGGAATCCTGGGTTCAGCAGCCAGTCTATGAATATCTGAGAGCAGATCTGGACGAAGTTCCACAAGTAGGACAGGAATCGCAGCCCAATCTGGAAGAGATCAACAAGTTGAAACCCGACTTGATTATTGCTACGAAGATCAGACATGAAGAGATCTATGAGCAACTGTCGCAGATCGCACCAACGGTAGTGACGGAGACGCTTTTTGACTGGAAAGAAACGGTGAAAACTGTTGGGGAAGCGATGAATATGGTTGAGCAATCGGATAAATTGTTGTCTGATTGGGATGGCCGTGTAGCTGATTTTAAAGAGAAAATGGGGGATCGTCTGCCAATTGAAGCAACCATCACGAACTTTAGAGCCGATCAGGTTCGTATTTTCTACATGGGATATGCAGGTAAGATTCTGAATGAACTTGGGTTCACCAGACCTGCCGAACATGACGCAGACACATGGGGAGTTGAATTGACTTCCAAAGAGAACATTTCGGATATGAATGCAGACATGATCTTCAACTTCAACTCAGGAACAGAAACAGATGCCATTCAGAAAAATTATGATGTTTGGACCAGCAGTCCACTGTGGAAAAACCTTGATGCAGTCAAGAACAACCAACTAGTTCAGGTCGATGAAGTGGCCTGGAACATGGCAGGTGGATACACATCGGCCAACATGATGCTGGACGATCTATATAAGCAGTTCAACCTGAACTAA
- a CDS encoding alpha-amylase family glycosyl hydrolase: MFQMAKRVLLSTTLTLSLLAGGALPYLPASAIYADADTAVTNKQNFSTDVIYQIFTDRFLDGNPSNNPTGAAYDATCSNLKLYCGGDWQGLINKINDNYFSDLGVTALWISQPVENIFATINYGGVINTAYHGYWARDFKKTNPYFGTMADFQNLITTAHAKGIKIVIDFAPNHTSPAMETDTSFAENGKLYDNGNLVGGYTNDTNGYFHHNGGSDFSSLENGIYKNLYDLADLNHNNSTIDQYFKDAIKLWLDMGVDGIRVDAVKHMPLGWQKSWMSSIYAHKPVFTFGEWFLGSAASDADNTEFANESGMSLLDFRFNSAVRDVFRDNTSNMYALDSMITGTAADYNQVNDQVTFIDNHDMDRFKTSAVNNRRLEQALAFTLTSRGVPAIYYGTEQYLTGNGDPDNRAKMPSFSKTTTAFNVISKLAPLRKSNPAIAYGSTQQRWINNDVYVYERKFGKSVAVVAVNRNLSTPASIANLSTSLPTGNYTDVLGGALNGNNITSTNGNVSSFTLAAGATAVWQYTTSETTPTIGHVGPVMGKPGNVVTISGRGFGSTKGTVYFGTTAVTGAAITSWEDTQIKVTIPAVAAGNYAVKVAANGVNSNAYNNFTILTGDQVTVRFVINNASTTLGQNIYLTGNVAELGNWSTGTTAIGPAFNQVIHAYPTWYYDVSVPAGKQLEFKFFKKNGATITWEGGSNHTFTTPTSGTATVNVNWQ; the protein is encoded by the coding sequence ATGTTTCAAATGGCCAAACGCGTACTCCTCAGCACAACACTGACACTCAGTTTACTTGCAGGGGGCGCACTTCCCTATCTGCCTGCTTCAGCGATCTATGCCGATGCGGATACCGCGGTTACCAACAAGCAGAACTTTAGTACAGACGTCATCTATCAGATCTTTACAGACCGCTTCCTGGACGGCAATCCTTCCAACAATCCTACCGGAGCTGCCTACGATGCCACTTGTAGTAACCTGAAGTTGTATTGCGGAGGCGACTGGCAGGGTTTGATCAACAAAATCAACGATAACTATTTTAGCGATCTGGGCGTTACGGCCTTGTGGATCTCCCAACCGGTCGAAAATATCTTCGCCACAATCAACTACGGCGGCGTGATCAACACAGCGTATCATGGCTACTGGGCACGTGATTTCAAGAAGACCAATCCGTATTTCGGAACGATGGCTGACTTTCAAAATCTGATTACGACTGCTCATGCCAAAGGCATCAAGATCGTAATTGACTTTGCACCGAACCATACGTCTCCTGCCATGGAAACCGATACGTCCTTTGCAGAGAATGGCAAGTTATACGATAACGGTAATCTTGTTGGCGGATACACGAATGATACGAATGGTTACTTCCATCACAACGGCGGCTCCGATTTTTCCTCCCTGGAGAATGGGATCTACAAAAACCTCTATGACCTCGCTGACCTGAATCACAATAACAGTACCATTGATCAATATTTCAAAGATGCAATCAAGCTATGGCTTGATATGGGCGTGGACGGCATTCGTGTTGATGCGGTCAAACATATGCCTCTCGGCTGGCAAAAGAGCTGGATGTCCTCCATCTATGCACATAAACCTGTATTCACTTTCGGTGAATGGTTCCTGGGATCTGCTGCATCCGATGCGGATAACACGGAATTTGCCAATGAATCCGGGATGAGCCTGCTTGATTTCCGCTTTAACTCTGCCGTACGTGATGTCTTCCGGGATAACACATCCAACATGTATGCTCTGGATTCGATGATTACAGGCACAGCGGCAGATTACAATCAGGTGAATGACCAAGTCACGTTCATCGACAACCATGATATGGATCGGTTCAAAACAAGTGCCGTGAACAATCGTCGTCTGGAACAAGCGCTGGCCTTCACGCTGACTTCACGCGGCGTACCTGCCATCTATTATGGTACCGAGCAGTATCTGACGGGTAACGGAGACCCTGATAATCGGGCCAAAATGCCTTCCTTCTCCAAAACAACCACTGCTTTCAACGTGATCAGCAAGCTGGCCCCTCTGCGCAAATCCAATCCCGCGATTGCCTATGGCTCCACTCAGCAACGCTGGATCAATAATGATGTGTACGTTTATGAACGAAAATTTGGCAAAAGTGTAGCTGTTGTTGCGGTGAACCGTAATCTCTCCACACCAGCAAGCATTGCGAATCTAAGCACTTCACTGCCAACAGGCAACTACACCGATGTATTGGGCGGTGCACTGAACGGTAATAACATCACTTCTACCAATGGCAACGTCTCTTCCTTCACACTGGCAGCCGGTGCAACAGCGGTATGGCAATATACAACGAGCGAGACAACACCAACGATCGGACATGTAGGTCCGGTGATGGGCAAACCGGGTAATGTCGTTACCATTAGCGGACGCGGATTTGGTTCCACCAAAGGTACCGTATACTTCGGTACAACAGCCGTTACCGGTGCTGCGATCACATCGTGGGAAGATACACAGATCAAAGTGACGATCCCAGCTGTTGCCGCAGGCAATTATGCTGTGAAAGTAGCTGCGAACGGCGTTAACAGCAATGCGTATAACAACTTTACCATCCTTACGGGTGATCAGGTCACTGTACGATTTGTCATTAACAATGCTTCCACCACACTGGGTCAGAACATCTATCTGACAGGTAACGTGGCAGAACTGGGCAACTGGAGTACGGGCACAACAGCTATCGGCCCTGCTTTCAATCAGGTTATCCACGCCTACCCAACTTGGTACTATGATGTGAGTGTACCCGCCGGGAAACAACTGGAGTTCAAATTCTTCAAGAAAAACGGGGCAACCATTACGTGGGAAGGTGGTTCCAACCACACGTTCACCACACCAACCAGCGGTACAGCCACAGTCAATGTAAACTGGCAATAA
- a CDS encoding esterase family protein, with protein sequence MSTHSVIECLEGIQASRLGNIRNIYVYLPPGYHEQTVRHYPVLYVHAGQRAFGPSGPGNETWNMDQATDGLISSGQIESLIIVGITHVRPVTHNEFYHFIAPEREAVSVGCSGIAYEHFIIHELKPIIDHRYRTLPDNQNTGLLGSSAAALCTLHMGMRNPDVFGKLIMMSPFYVDVQLDETSESGLLEENMYRLPEEVPDVRMWMDIGDTEGLFLPSQVRRVAHQLIERGVRSGEELAFLEQQGACHQEGDWGARVHLPLLYMFGHVGKPSSIELLGRDVIGLKGGMTVCINVQMHYESGLVRSLLHGNYTSSDSNVLQVHASGELVPVGIGSASITLTVGELSATRIYTVVPELSTHVEVCIRAEVAPDEDSEETIYGGMGMKLVRSGKGRYEGSYRVPRDSGFSFRFTRGFRRFETDVDGKPIANRVFRATDDMSVHYLIQSWGSTSAKTGTGGPK encoded by the coding sequence TTGAGTACCCATTCTGTCATCGAATGTTTGGAAGGCATTCAGGCGTCGCGGCTGGGCAATATCCGCAACATTTATGTGTACCTCCCGCCCGGTTACCATGAGCAGACAGTTCGGCATTATCCGGTTCTGTACGTTCATGCGGGGCAGCGGGCTTTTGGTCCATCCGGGCCAGGTAATGAAACATGGAATATGGACCAGGCAACAGACGGTCTTATTTCCTCCGGGCAGATTGAATCACTGATTATTGTCGGCATTACGCATGTCCGCCCAGTCACGCACAACGAATTCTACCACTTCATTGCTCCGGAGAGAGAGGCCGTGAGTGTGGGGTGCTCAGGCATCGCCTATGAGCATTTCATCATTCATGAGCTCAAGCCGATCATTGATCATCGTTACCGGACGTTGCCGGACAATCAGAATACCGGGCTGTTAGGTTCATCTGCCGCGGCGCTTTGTACATTGCACATGGGGATGCGAAATCCGGATGTTTTCGGAAAACTGATCATGATGTCGCCATTCTATGTGGATGTGCAGCTGGACGAAACATCGGAGAGCGGGCTGTTGGAAGAAAACATGTATCGCTTGCCAGAAGAGGTACCCGACGTTCGAATGTGGATGGATATTGGAGATACGGAAGGTCTGTTTCTGCCTTCTCAGGTCAGAAGGGTAGCTCATCAATTAATTGAACGCGGAGTCAGATCGGGTGAGGAATTGGCATTTCTGGAACAGCAGGGTGCCTGTCATCAGGAAGGCGACTGGGGAGCACGCGTTCATCTCCCGTTACTGTACATGTTCGGCCACGTAGGTAAGCCCTCCTCGATCGAACTGCTTGGAAGGGATGTCATCGGACTAAAGGGTGGAATGACCGTGTGTATCAATGTACAAATGCACTACGAGAGTGGGTTAGTTCGGAGTCTGCTGCACGGGAATTATACTTCGAGTGACTCGAATGTGCTTCAGGTTCATGCGAGTGGAGAGTTGGTTCCTGTCGGTATTGGAAGTGCATCCATCACGCTGACTGTGGGGGAACTGTCTGCTACACGCATCTACACTGTCGTTCCTGAACTGTCCACTCATGTGGAGGTCTGCATTCGTGCAGAGGTAGCTCCCGACGAAGACTCGGAGGAGACGATATATGGTGGGATGGGTATGAAGCTTGTCCGTTCTGGTAAAGGTCGATATGAAGGTAGTTACCGAGTCCCGCGAGATAGTGGTTTCTCCTTCCGATTTACTCGCGGTTTCCGTCGTTTCGAGACCGATGTGGATGGCAAACCTATTGCCAATCGGGTATTTCGAGCGACAGATGATATGTCTGTGCATTACCTAATCCAATCCTGGGGCAGTACGTCAGCCAAAACGGGAACAGGAGGCCCAAAATGA